A window from Balaenoptera musculus isolate JJ_BM4_2016_0621 chromosome 8, mBalMus1.pri.v3, whole genome shotgun sequence encodes these proteins:
- the LOC118899504 gene encoding LOW QUALITY PROTEIN: cofilin-2-like (The sequence of the model RefSeq protein was modified relative to this genomic sequence to represent the inferred CDS: inserted 2 bases in 1 codon): MSLLEAGGGRRLPEESLDNHPPQNCQLCYPRRHRAGARAPNAAPGTVASGVTVNDEVIKVFNDRKIRKSSTQKKIKRKERKEGGKEGRKKEGLFCLNDEKGQIIVEEAKQILANDTGDTIEDPYTSFVKLLPLNDCQFALYDATYKTXESKKEDLVLIFILWASKSAPLKSKMIYASSKDAVKKKFTYIKHKWHVNGMGEIKEHLSLGEKLGDSVVVSLDGKPLLIK, from the exons ATGTCTTTGTTGGAAGCTGGTGGAGGAAGACGATTGCCGGAGGAGAGCCTGGACAACCATCCTCCTCAGAACTGCCAGCTCTGCTACCCTAGA CGCCACAGAGCTGGAGCCAGAGCTCCCAATGCAGCCCCAGGCACTGTGGCTTCTGGAGTTACAGTGAATGATGAAGTCATCAAAGTTTTTAATGAtaggaaaataaggaaatcttctacacaaaagaagataaaaaggaaagaaagaaaggaaggagggaaggaagggaggaagaaagaaggcctCTTCTGTTTAAATGATGAGAAAGGACAAATAATTGTAGAGGAAGCAAAGCAGATCTTGGCAAATGACACTGGTGATACCATAGAGGATCCCTACACATCTTTTGTGAAGTTGCTACCTCTGAATGATTGCCAGTTTGCTCTGTATGATGCCACATACAAAAC AGAGTCTAAGAAAGAAGACCTGGTATTGATATTTATACTCTGGGCTTCTAAGAGTGCACCTTTAAAAAGCAAGATGATTTATGCTAGCTCCAAAGATGCcgttaaaaagaaatttacatatattaaacacAAGTGGCATGTAAATGGCATGGGTGAGATTAAGGAGCATTTGTCACTTGGAGAGAAATTGGGAGACAGTGTAGTAGTCTCACTTGATGGAAAACCCTTACTTATAAAATGA